The uncultured Sphaerochaeta sp. genome includes the window GAAGAAGTACTGCCTGAGGTGAAAGAAATTGCTGATGCACCGCAAATCAGTAGTGATGAAAAACCAGAGGGAGCAGTATCTCCATCTGATGCACCGGTAGTGGATACGGAGAGTGCCAGGGCAATCGATGATTCTTCTCCCCTTCGTAGAGCTCCCACCACCAGTAGTGCTTCCATCCAGTATGCAGAACATCAGGTCAAGGAGAGTGAGGATCTTGCGTCCATCGCAGAATTGTATAGTCTCAAGCCACAGACCCTGATCAGTGTGAACAAAATCCGGAATATCCAAGCTGTCAAGGAAGGGGTTACCCTTACCATTCCCGACCGTGATGGTCAGCTCTATACGGTCAGGGAAGGGGATATGCTCAGCACAATCGCCCGAAAGTACAGTCCTACCTTGGGCTGGAAGACCTTGCAGGAGCTCAACAACCTGAAGAATGAGAGAATTTTCGTTGGTCAGGAGCTTTTCATTCCTGATACCTCATCATCGTCTCTTGCTCAGCTCACTGATGTTTCCCCCATCCAGTTCCAGAAACCGTCCCTAGGATCTATCAGCAGGCTCTTTGGCCAGTCTTTCGAGAACCCGACAACCGGGGCCAGTGAAATTCTCACTGGAATCCTCATTGAAGGAGATTGGGGAGAAGCTGTTGTAGCTTCAGCCAAGGGTGAAGTGGTAGATGCAGGATATGAGCAGAAGGGCAGGGGAAGGTTTGTAATTCTCAGCCATGAGGGTGGATATCGAAGCAGCTATTACCATCTGGAGAATGTAAGTAATGATGTGCGCATAGGTGCAAGTCTCGAAAAGGGACAGGTTATAGGAAGTATCGGAACCAGTGGCACCGATTATGAGCAGCCGACGCTCTTTTTCAGTATCGAACAATCTGGAATTGCGCTTGATCCCATGCAATTCTTCTAGAATCAAACGTTTTTAAAGCATAGCAAAAAAGGAGACCGCAAATGCAGTCTCCTTTTTCAGTATGACGGTCAAATCCTCAAGCATTCTTTCCGCAGCAATGCTTGTATTTCTTACCGCTCCCACATGGGCATGGATCATTCCTTCCCACCTTTGGGGTCTGTCTTCTTACCGTAACGGGAGCCGTGTCTCCTCCACCTTGTACTCTCCTGGGGCCTTGGCTTGCACTACTGAAAGCACCTTGTGCCTGGTGACTCTCCACCGTCTTGGCTTCCTTGGCCTTCTGTCGGTACTGCTGTTCCGGTTTGGTAATCTTCACCCTGACCAGGGTTTGTGCCATGAATACCTTGATTCCTTCAAGCATCTCAGTGAAAATCTCAAATCCTTCCACCTTGTACTCAACCAGGGGATTACGTTGTGCGTAGCTTCTCAAGCCCACGGCATCACGAAGATCCTCAAGAGCAGTGAGATGGTCCTGCCATCTGAGATCGATCTGACGGAGGTAGTTGAAACGGAGGAAATCGTTGAATGGTTTCTCTCCAGTGAGGGCAACCTTGTCATCAATCTCCTTGTCGATATACTGCCGTAGTTGTTGTTTGTACTCCTCTGCAGAAGCTTGCTCGGGAAGGGGAGGAATCTCAAGGTGGAATGTGGTGAGCATCTCCTCAAGTAATTTGATTCCTTTCTTGTCACCCTTGCCATCGGAGAATACCTGGTCAACCATATCATCGCTGATATCATGACAAATGCCCCTGACACGTTCCAGTAGATGCTCATCGCTAAGGATTGCATCACGCTCGTCATAGAGATAATTTCTCTGTTCATTGAGCACATCATCATAATCAAGAAGGTGTTTCCTGATTTCAAAGTTGCGATCCTCTACACGCTTCTGGGCTTTCTCGATTGCATTGCTCAGCATACGGTGTTCAATGGGCTCCCCATCTTGCATGCCAATCTTGCCGAGCATGGTCTTCAGGTTTTCAGAGGCGAACAGGCGCATCAGGGGATCATCCAGGGAGACAAAGAACCGGCTTGCACCAGGGTCACCCTGACGGCCACTTCGACCACGCAGCTGATTATCGATACGTCTGGATTCATGTCTTTCAGTGCCAAGGATATAGAGCCCGCCGAGCTCCTTTACCTCTTCATAATCATGCTTCCATGCTGGATATACTTTCTTGATTGCTTCAGCAAGCTCCTCTGCAGTAGCATCAGCCCCACAGATGGCTCTTGCTCTCCCGTCAAGGCTGCCACCAAGCTTGATATCGGTTCCTCTTCCTGCCATGTTTGTGGCAATGGTAACCGCACCTTTGGCACCAGCGTTCTCGATGATCAAGGCCTCTCTGGCATGGTTCTTGGCATTGAGTACCTCGTGCTTGACGCCCATCCTGCGAAGCAGGACTGAGAGCAGCTCGCTCTTCTCAATACTGATGGTACCGACAAGGATCGGTTGACCCGTACTATGGACCTTCTGGATCTCCTCACAGATGGCCTTGAACTTGAACTCTTCATTATAGTAGACCAAATCCGGAAAATCTTTTCTGACGATCGGCTTGTTGGTCGGGATGACCACAACATCGAGGCCGTAGATCTTGAGGAACTCAGGAGCTTCGGTATCTGCGGTACCGGTCATACCACTGATCTTGTCGTACATCCTGAAGAAGTTCTGGTATGTGATTGTGGCGAGCGTCTTGTTCTGTCCAAGGATCTTGATTTTTTCCTTTGCCTCAATTGCCTGATGAAGACCCTCGCTGTAGCGCCTGCCGTGGAGTATACGGCCGGTGAATTCATCAACAATCTGCACCTGTCCTTCAACGACCACATAGTCTACATCGGCGGTATAGAGACGAAGAGCCTTTACTGCCTGGGTGACGTAGTGGACATACTCGAAGTTCTCATCCTCATAGAGTGAACCGTTGATGATATGGTACTTGTTCAGTAATTCCTCAATATGGTTCATTCCTTGGTTGGTGAAAGAAACCCGCTTTTGCTTTTCGTCCAGCTTGTAGTCCCCATGTTCATCGAATACGGGAGCCTTGCGATCGAAACGGGCGAGTGGGTCGGGTTCATAGTAATCACCGGTATCAGGATTCTTTTCACATTCAGTGAGTAGAGGTGCTATCTTAGCTGCTCCCAGTACCTGTGCAGAGTCATCCTCACTCTGTCCGCTGATGATCAAGGGGGTCCTTGCCTCATCGATAAGGATTGAGTCAATCTCATCGATGATACAGTAGTGGTGTTTTGGCTGTATCTTTTCTTGCTCAGACCACTTCATATTATCCCTGAGATAGTCAAACCCAAACTCATTGTTTGTACCGTATGTAATATCCTTGGAGTAAGAACTCCGTTTTGCCTCATTATCCATGGATGAGAGGATTACCCCCACAGAAAGGCCCAGGTACTCATAGACAGGGCCCATCCAGGAAGCATCACGACTTGCAAGATAGTCGTTGACGGTCACTACATGGACACCCTTTCCTGTAAGCGCATTCAAATATGCGGCCGGAACACAGGTGAGGGTCTTTCCTTCACCTGTTTTCATTTCCAGGATCTTTCCCTGATGAAGCACCGCCGCTCCCATGATCTGCACATCGTAGTGTCGTTCGCCCAATACTCGGTTTGCTGCTTCTCGTGCCAGTGCGAATGCCTTGGGTAAGAGGGAGTCAAGGCTTGCACCTTGTTCCACCTGATCCTTGAAGCTTTGGGTTTGCTGGCGCACCTCTTCAGCACTGAGGCTCTCTGCCCAGGCTGCTTCCTTGTTAACCAGCTCTACGAGTGGCTTGAGGGATTTGAGGTCCTTATCTTGTTTGGTTCCGAACAGTTTGGTAAATAGTGAGGTGCCCATGAATTTCTCTCTTGTTGCGAATATAGGGGCTTGGCCCCTTCTTGTAAGTATACTCATACTGGAGTTGCAAGAAAAGTAGAAGTGTCTGGAAAAGATGGGACAATTCTGCCCATGGTGTATCAAATTGATACAATTCCACTGGAGCAACCACTTCTGTTGTGCTATAATGATGCCATGGTAGTCTGTTACACAGGGGGAGGAACCCTCGGACACGTTTTTCCTGCCTTGGCAGTTCATGAGGAGCTTGCTCTTTCTCCGGGGTACCGCTGCCTTTGGATTGGGCGTGAAGAGGCCTCGGAGAAGGAGGCTGTAGGGCGTTATGGTATTCCCTTCTTTTCCATACGGTGGGGAAAGCTACGAAGATACTGGTCCTTCAGGAACTTTCTCGACATCGGAAATATATGTATTGCATTCTTCCAGGCGCTTCGTATCCTGAGAGACGAGAGACCTGAGGTACTCTTCTCCAAGGGAGGGTTTGTATCAGTACCCCCAGTATTGGCGGCGGCAGTATTGCGTATTCCGGTGGTAAGTCATGAGAGCGATGCAACACCCGGTCTGGCGACCAGGATAAATGCAAGGTTTTCATCACGTATCTGTGTTCCCTTTCCCGAGGGGTTCACATCGCTGAAGAAGCATAAGCTGGTGGTCACCGGCAACCCGGTACGCCGATCTCTGGTGCTCGCATCAAGACAAGATGCATTGCAAAGGCCAGCGTTCTTAGGGCCGGCAGAGCCCTTGATTCTTATACTGGGAGGCAGTAGTGGTTCAGCACAGATTAATGAGTTGGTGCGAGAGTCTCTTGATTCCCTCACTGAGATGGGATATGTCTATCATCAGTGCGGGGCAAAGGATGTACAACATATAGTACATGACCACTATCAGGAGGTGCCATTCATTGATGAGGCGTTGCCCCTCCTATTGAAACATGCCACAGTGGTTGTTAGCCGATCAGGGGCGAATACCTTGGCTGAAATTGCGTTGTTTGGGTGTCCATCCCTGCTCATTCCCCTTGGTGGGGCAACGAGCAGAGGTGACCAGATAGACAATGCTCGTCTGTTTGAAGAGAGGGAAGCGGCAACAGTGCTCTATCCAGACACCTTGGATGTGAAGCAATTTCTGGAAGGTGTCTCTTCCTTGGTTACTGACGAGAAGCTTCGCTTCAGGTTGCGTGGCAATCTGGGAAAGCTTGCTCATGAAACGAGTGCACAACAAATAGTAACTGTGCTGAAAACAGTGAAGGAGTCAACATGCAGTGGGGTTTGACTATAGGTTCTGTATATTTCAATTCGATTGATATTATCGTTTTCTCGCTTGCAATCATTGGAGGAATCGCAGACACCCTTAGCGGGTTTGCTGATGCATTCAGCCATCGTAGTGGTTACATTGTCGGGTTTTTCTCTGCACTGATGTTCACCAAGCTGATCGCTGCATTGTTGGTTCAATCATTCGCACTTCCCAGTCTGCTTGCAAGTCTTATCAGTTTTGTAATCCTGTTCTTGATTGGCTATGCCTTGATGCGATTTGTAGGAAACCTCTTGGAAACAGCACTGAATGCAACCGGCCTTCGCTCGGTCAATGGCCTGCTTGGTTTCCTGTGGGGAGTCGTTGAAGTTGGCATTGTGTGTGCCCTGGTGATCTATGTGCTGGAACTTCAAACGGTCTTTGACCTCTCGCAAATATTCGATAAAAGCCAATTTACCCTCAATGTAGTGAGGCCATTGGTTCCTGAGACCGTAAACTGGTTCGCTTCAACAGTGCAGGCGCCGAATGTTTGAAGTATTGAGGGAATATCAACAGGGAGTGGCTGACCAATTGCAGGACCAGATAACCTCTGGTACCCTGAGTCAGGTAAACCTGTTTGGAGGAAGTCGGTATAGCCTCAGAATGAGTTTTGCCCTTGAGACTGCAAGGGGTCTCTCCTGCAATCAAGGGGGAGATGATCACTGTAGTTGTGATAGTTGTCAGAAATTCAGAAACCTCACCGTCTCAAATGTGGTCATCATCAGTCAGAGGGATCACCGAAGTGTTATCGAGACAAGCCTCTCCACCTTTGAAAGGCTTTATAATGATTTTTCCCGGCAATTCGTCATACAGAGTATCCGGCGGATGTTGCTGCAGTATCATCCAGCCTTGCTCTCAGGTGCACAGACACAGAGTCAGAATGCAGCTGCATCACTTGCGGGTCAGGTCAATGAACTCCTGGTGGATTTTGCACGGATGGAGATAGGGAATGCCTCCCAGGCCAAGAAAGCAGCAAAGGAAATACGAAGTTCACTTAAAGGACTCTTTACTGCAGCCAAGAAGAATACCACGGTGACCATCTCTCAGGTGCGGGCACTGGAACATTGGAGTGGCCAGACCAGCATGGGGGATGGGAAGCGATTCATCATTCTGGAGGCGATGGAGATGACAAACAGCTCTGCGCGCAACAGCTTGCTGAAGATGCTTGAGGAGCCAGCGAAAGATACCTACTTCTTCTTGATCAGCGAGTATCCAAACCGGATTATGCAGACAATCCTTTCCAGGGTGCGCAGGTACGCATTTCCGCCACTCTCCCGGAGGCCGTTGCTACGTACCTCCAACCATTTTATCTTCACGACAAACAGTACGACTCCTTGGAGTCATTCTTCCTTGAAGGTGGTGGTATGGATCTCTCCCGCGCCACACAGATTGCGGAGCTTTTCGTTGCTTCAATACAGGAGCAGCGATACCTACAGAGTAGTGAGATTGCATCACTGCTCAAGGAAATTGATGATATGCAAGGGTATGAGTTTGTATTGAAGGCAATGCTTGAATCGCTTAGGCGGGTGATGCCTTCCAGGTCACTACTCTCTCTCTCATCGCTGGTCAATACTACCTACAATAGGGCGCAGCTCTACAACCAGAACAACCGCTTGATGCTCGAATCACTATACTATCAAATGATGGAGGAAGCATGAAAAACTTTGTCCAACGGGCAATCCAGAAGATTGACCAACTTGATACCAACCAGATAGTGGAGATTCTGAAGAGTCAATCCAGTGATCTTGAGATGCTGGAGAGTGTGCTTGAGTCAATCCAGGATGGGGTAATCCTGACCGACGAGAGAAAAATCGTTCACTATGCAAACAGCAGATGCCGTACCCTTATTCCCATGGCAAGAATGCGGAATTATGAAGGGATGGCCCTTTCCAGGGTCATTGAGGATGAACATGTCCTCCACTATATTATGCTGGCACTCAAGGGAAAGCATCAGGATGAAGAGAACGAGTTCACGTTCCAGAAAGGAACCAAGATGCAGACCATCGCTGTGACGGTTTATTCCTACTTGAACAGCTCTGAGAGAATGAGGTCTTCCTTTGTGATCATGTTGAGTGATGTCACTGAGCATAATGCAAATGAGGCAAGGCTCCGCAGAAGTGAAAACCTTGCATCGATGACCACCATGGCCGCAGGGGTAGCCCATGAAATCAAGAATCCGCTTGCAGCGATGGGAATTCATTTGCAACTCCTGAAAAAAGCATTTGAAAGGAAGGAGTCACTTACCCTTGATGATGCAGAGCGGTATCTCTCTGTCTTGGAGGAGGAAATCAGTCGCCTCAACGGTATTGTGGTGGATTTTCTCTTTGCGGTACGGCCCATGGATACACGCCTCCGCCTTGCTCAGATGACCAAGACATTGGAGGATATCTGCTCGTTCGTGGAGCCGGAACTGGAAGAGCATAGCGTTTATTTGATCAAGGACTTTGCATCTTCCCTGCCCAGGTTGGAATATGATGAACATCTGCTCAAACAGGCAGTACTCAACCTAATAAAGAATGCAATGAACGCCATGGAGGGTGGGGGTAAACTCATTCTCCAGACCAGACTTGATGGGGACCATGTGGTCTTGAAGATCCAGGATACCGGTATTGGTATGGATGAGGAGACGCAACAGAAGATATTTGAGCCATACTTCACGACCAAGGCAACCGGTACGGGGCTTGGACTGACAGTGGTCTACAAGATTTTGAAAGAACACAAGGGAGATATTACGGTGCAGAGCAAGCTTGGAGAGGGAACTGTTTTTACCCTTACATTCCCGGTTCCCAAGAGTGAACGGCTTGCGCTGAAGTGGGATACGGTAGCGGAGGTGCACTATGAGTCGTAACATCCTGATATGTGATGATGAGAGAAATATCAGAAACGGCCTAGCCTTAGCCATGGAACTTGAAGGTTTTGAAACCCTTGAGGCAGAGGATGGAAAGGTAGCCTGGGATATGGTGAACAAGCAGTCGGTTGATCTTGTCATCACTGACCTGAGAATGCCGAACATGAGTGGAGAGGAATTGCTGAAGAAGATCAACAGTGCCTATCCCCGCATGCCGGTTATTGTACTCACCGGTCATGGGACCATTGAGACTGCAGTGGAAGCAATGCGCTCGGGAGCCATCGATTTCTTCACCAAGCCGGTGGACCTGGACCGCTTGACCCTGGTGGTTAAGAAAGCACTCTCCAATAATGATCTCTATGTAGAACATGAGCGGCTGAAAGAGGAAGTTGCCCAACTCAAGGCTCGTAATCGGTATGACAGAATCATCGGCAAGAGCCAGAAAATGGTGGAGCTGATGGACATTGTAAGCCAGGTTGCGCCAACAAAGGCCTCGGTGCTGGTCACCGGGGAGAGTGGTGTAGGCAAGGAGCTTGTTGCCGATGCAATCCATGAACTGAGCAATAGAAGCAAGGGGCCCTTGGTGAAAGTGCACTGTGCTGCCCTGACTTCGAGCTTGTTGGAAAGTGAGTTGTTTGGACACGAGAAGGGGTCCTTTACCGGGGCGGTGAAAGAGAAACGCGGACGGTTCGAACTAGCTGATGGAGGAACAATCTTCCTCGATGAAATCGGAGAGATTGATGCAGCCACCCAGGTGAAACTACTGAGGGTGTTGCAGGAGAAGCAGTTTGAACGGGTAGGTGGAGAGAAACCCATTTCTGTCGATGTCCGTATCGTGTGTGCAACCAACCGGGATCTGCTCAAGGAGATTGAGAAAGGCAATTTCCGTGAGGATCTATACTACAGACTTAATGTCGTTCATCTCGAGGTACCTCCACTGAGGGAAAGGAAAGATGATATTCCACTCCTGATGACCTCATTCCTTACTTTGTTCAGCAAGGAGAACAACCGTAGTATTGAGGGGTTCTCCCCTCAGGCAAAACGCGCCTTGCTCAGTTACGACTGGCCGGGGAATATCCGGGAACTCAGGAATTGCATAGAGAGCGCCGTTGTGCTTGCCCGTGGGTCGGTCATTGAGTATGATGACCTGCCCCCAAGTGTCACCAAGGCGGAGAATTCACAGAATCTCTCCCTCGATGTCGGCATAACCTTGGCTGAGGCGGAAAAGCAGTTGATCATCAGCACCCTTGCACAGTGTGGGGGAAATAAGACCAAGGCAGCAGAAGTCTTGGGTATTGGAAGGAAAACCTTGCATAGAAAAGTACAGGAATATCACATTGACCAAGCATGACATCTATCAGATTTTTGATAAGGATGGGTTGTTGGAGCAGAACTTCCCCTCTTATGAGTATCGCGAGGGACAGCTCAATATGGCTGACCTTGTCAGGGAGAGTTTTGAACGCAATGCCATAGCAGCAATCGAGGCAGGGACCGGTATCGGTAAATCCTTTGCCTATCTTGCTGTTGCCCTGTATGCAGCCATGCAATCCCCTGATGAGCGCACGGTGGTCGCAACCAGTACGATCAACTTACAGAAACAGCTGTATGAGAAGGATATTCCCATGCTGTTCAAGTTTCTCGGTTTATCCTGCAAGATTGCACTTGCTGTGGGCAGGGGGAACTATCTCTGCATAAACCGATTCATGCAGGCAAAAGCTGATTCCTCTCTGCTTGCCCAAGACCCGGCCAGTGAGCTTTACCAGGTTGGGCAGTGGATCAAGGAGAGCGAAACAGGCCTATTTGCCGACTTTCCTGGAAGACTGAGTGGAGAACTGAAAGGGGAGATCTGCAGTGACGGGGACCTCTGCCAGAACCACGCCTGTGCATACTTTCGAGACTGTTTCTATTTCAAGGCAAAGGCAAAGGCGAAGGATGCGAAAATCATTATCAGCAACCACCACTTGCTCTTTACCGATGCCCAGAGTCGATTTATCAGTGATGTAGGCTACGAAGAGGAGATGATTCTTCCTCCGTTCAATCGCCTGATCATCGATGAGGCTCACAATATTGAGTCGAATGCAACCGAGTATTTCACCGAGGTGTATGACTCACAGCAATTGTTGCGCCAGATCTCGAAGATCCAACGCTCCGGCCGGTTCAGGGGAAAAAGTCTCTTGGAGCAACTGGGAGAATACAGCAGCGAAGCTGATATCATTGACCGAATCCAGGATGACATCCATCTCCTGACCCAGAACGTGGGTACGCTCGACCAGTACCTGCTTGGTGTTTTCCAGAAGAACGACTACCAGCCGGTGCTGATAAAACCGGAACACCAAGGTCGTTTGCAACAGTTTGTTGAGGCGGCCACCAGTGTATCCCAGGCAAGCGGGAGACTTGCTGCGAAGATCAATACCTTTCTTGAACAGAACAAGGCTCCCCAGGAACTGGATACCAAGATTAATGAGCTGAAGGTACGCGGTACACGGATTGCCATGATGAGCGAGGTGCTGACCAAGTTCTGTAATTTCACACTCTGGCAAGATGAAGTGCACTGGTTCAATGCTGAATCCTATGGATCCCACCGGCAGGTGCAGGTATGCATAACCCCCCTTTCCATTGCCCCCCTGCTTGTAGAGGCGGTCTTCCAGAAACTCGATACCGTGGTATGTACTTCTGCAACCCTTGACCTGAATGATGAATTTGCATTTTGGTCCAGTCGGGTTGGACTTCCCTATGATGAGGAACGTCCCTTTCTCAAGGGAGCTTTCTCCTCCCCCTTTGATTACCGAAACCGATTGTTGCTTCTAACCCCATCAGATGCTCCCTTGTACAGCAAGGATAAGGAAGAGGCATATGAGGCGTATCTTGTAGATACCATTATGTCCTCAGTACTTTCAGCAGGAGGGGGAGTGCTGGTTTTGTTCACCAGCTACTCCATGCTGAAGAAGGTACACCAGAGACTCAGTGAAACGTTTGAGAAAGAGGGTTTGACCTTGCTCTGCCAAGGGGAGTATGACCGATATACATTGCTCAACAGGTTTATCAATGAGAAGGACAGTGTTCTCTTCGCTACCTCCTCCTTCTGGGAAGGGGTTGATGCACCAGGGGAGACTCTTCGCATGGTCATCATCGTGAAGCTGCCATTCACTGTTCCCTCTGACCCGGTGTTCAAGGCTCGTTGTGAGGCAATAGATGCCAATGGGGGAAGTGGGTTCTACCAACTTGCCTTGCAATCGGCAACCATGAAACTGAAGCAGGGATTTGGACGATTGTTGCGTTCAGCCTGCGATCGTGGTGTAGTCCTCATTCTGGATAGCCGGGTGGTGAGCAAGAACTATGGTATGTACATGATTCGTTCATTACCTGAGAGCTATCACCCCGAGAGCGAGACTTCAGGATTATCAGATAAGGTAGAGAATTTCCTCTATGGAGGATGATATATAAAAAAGCTGCTTCCCGGCAGATGCCTGGAAACAGCTTTTCTGATTTGATGCTATCAACTACTCGATGATTGCAAGAATATCCTTCATGCTGAGAATCAGGTATTCGGTGCCATCGGCTTTTACAGAAGTTCCGGCATACTTGTCATGCATGACGCGATCCCCTTCCTTGACGTTCATCTTTACGTCTTCGGTTCCTTCGCCGACTGCCACGACCACTCCGATCTGGGTCTTTTCTTGTGCTGTCTGGGGAATGTAGAGACCGCTTGCGGTCTTCTCCTGCAGCTCTTCCATCTTTACCAATACTCTGTCTGCCAAAGGCTTAATGGTCATTGTATCTTCCTCCAACCAAATATGAATATGAAAGTGTAATAGAGAGGGATGTACCCTCACTGGAGATAATATAGTCAAAAGAAGGAGAAGGGGCAAGCTGATTCTTCTTTAGTGCGCAGATCCTTCTCACTGTGCAAAAGAGGCTTGCCGCTAGTAGGAAGTATTACTATATTCAGTGCGAAGCAAAAAAAGAAGGAAACTGGTATGGAGAACAGGCACAAAGACAGTAACTATCCTCTGGCCCTCAAAGACAATCCTGCAGATTGGGGCACCCAACAGGTTTGGAGGCATTTCTATCGTCTGGCCTGTCTATTCGCCCGTTCCAAGGATTTGGACAGGAGTCTCAATTGCTTTGTTGATGTGTTTTTGATCAGGGGGAATGAAATGCACAATCCAGACAAGGATTGGATTGATTTCTTCAGGCGTCAGTTTGCCATCTACCTTTTCGGGAAAAAGAGAATCTCCTGCTCTCTCAGTGAGGGGGACATGATTCACGATTTCCTGAAGATGGAATATGAGCAGATCAAGAAGGAACTCAGCGAAAGTGAGATTCCTTTCAAAGGAGAATGCCTTGCCCCATGGTTTGCTTCACTCGAGCTTGATTTCCCCTGGCTGGTTACTGAATCTGAGCCAAAATGGTCAGTTGGGTAACGATGAATTGCCATCTTATGCTTGGTTCGAGTCAGAATGTCCCGGAAATCCTGGGATATTTTTTTTATGAGTCAAAATGACACTTTTTTCTAAAAACCTCTACTCAATGTGATCATATTTCACTTATTTTATCTGGAAACGAATATGTATGTATATAAAATAAAAGCAATTAAAAATCATTATGATAAGTTGGCACGCTAGTTGCATTTACCTTTCCAACGACCAAACAGGAAGGTACATAATGAAAAGAAACCAAACGATGTTGAATGCAGTTGAAAAATCTTACGCTTATGATGACGCAAACATTCTGAGCATGTACCTCAAGGAAATCAACAGGATTCCCTTGCTTACTCCTGAAGAGGAAGTGGAACTTGCAAAACGCGCACAGAACGGCGAAGAGTTTGCACGAAAGAAAATGATTGAGTCAAATCTTCGCTTCGTTGTCAATGTGGCAAAGAAATACCAGAACCAGGGCTTGCCGTTGGTTGATCTGATCAATGAGGGAAACATTGGATTGATGACAGCACTTGAGAAATTTGAAGTTGAAAGAGGATACCATTTCATCAGTTATGCTGTGTGGTGGATCCGCCAGGCAATCATGAAGGCAATCAATGAAAAGAGTAGGGCTGTTCGTCTCCCACTCAATAGGACCAATGAGTTGTTGCAGATCCAGAAAG containing:
- a CDS encoding M23 family metallopeptidase, whose protein sequence is MGKDYYDDMQERPSWRSGRDGSENNRPSKGLIWTIALGIAICVVVIVIWYQFFPAQNQGSENQATVIEEVLPEVKEIADAPQISSDEKPEGAVSPSDAPVVDTESARAIDDSSPLRRAPTTSSASIQYAEHQVKESEDLASIAELYSLKPQTLISVNKIRNIQAVKEGVTLTIPDRDGQLYTVREGDMLSTIARKYSPTLGWKTLQELNNLKNERIFVGQELFIPDTSSSSLAQLTDVSPIQFQKPSLGSISRLFGQSFENPTTGASEILTGILIEGDWGEAVVASAKGEVVDAGYEQKGRGRFVILSHEGGYRSSYYHLENVSNDVRIGASLEKGQVIGSIGTSGTDYEQPTLFFSIEQSGIALDPMQFF
- the secA gene encoding preprotein translocase subunit SecA, whose product is MGTSLFTKLFGTKQDKDLKSLKPLVELVNKEAAWAESLSAEEVRQQTQSFKDQVEQGASLDSLLPKAFALAREAANRVLGERHYDVQIMGAAVLHQGKILEMKTGEGKTLTCVPAAYLNALTGKGVHVVTVNDYLASRDASWMGPVYEYLGLSVGVILSSMDNEAKRSSYSKDITYGTNNEFGFDYLRDNMKWSEQEKIQPKHHYCIIDEIDSILIDEARTPLIISGQSEDDSAQVLGAAKIAPLLTECEKNPDTGDYYEPDPLARFDRKAPVFDEHGDYKLDEKQKRVSFTNQGMNHIEELLNKYHIINGSLYEDENFEYVHYVTQAVKALRLYTADVDYVVVEGQVQIVDEFTGRILHGRRYSEGLHQAIEAKEKIKILGQNKTLATITYQNFFRMYDKISGMTGTADTEAPEFLKIYGLDVVVIPTNKPIVRKDFPDLVYYNEEFKFKAICEEIQKVHSTGQPILVGTISIEKSELLSVLLRRMGVKHEVLNAKNHAREALIIENAGAKGAVTIATNMAGRGTDIKLGGSLDGRARAICGADATAEELAEAIKKVYPAWKHDYEEVKELGGLYILGTERHESRRIDNQLRGRSGRQGDPGASRFFVSLDDPLMRLFASENLKTMLGKIGMQDGEPIEHRMLSNAIEKAQKRVEDRNFEIRKHLLDYDDVLNEQRNYLYDERDAILSDEHLLERVRGICHDISDDMVDQVFSDGKGDKKGIKLLEEMLTTFHLEIPPLPEQASAEEYKQQLRQYIDKEIDDKVALTGEKPFNDFLRFNYLRQIDLRWQDHLTALEDLRDAVGLRSYAQRNPLVEYKVEGFEIFTEMLEGIKVFMAQTLVRVKITKPEQQYRQKAKEAKTVESHQAQGAFSSASQGPRRVQGGGDTAPVTVRRQTPKVGRNDPCPCGSGKKYKHCCGKNA
- the murG gene encoding undecaprenyldiphospho-muramoylpentapeptide beta-N-acetylglucosaminyltransferase; amino-acid sequence: MVYQIDTIPLEQPLLLCYNDAMVVCYTGGGTLGHVFPALAVHEELALSPGYRCLWIGREEASEKEAVGRYGIPFFSIRWGKLRRYWSFRNFLDIGNICIAFFQALRILRDERPEVLFSKGGFVSVPPVLAAAVLRIPVVSHESDATPGLATRINARFSSRICVPFPEGFTSLKKHKLVVTGNPVRRSLVLASRQDALQRPAFLGPAEPLILILGGSSGSAQINELVRESLDSLTEMGYVYHQCGAKDVQHIVHDHYQEVPFIDEALPLLLKHATVVVSRSGANTLAEIALFGCPSLLIPLGGATSRGDQIDNARLFEEREAATVLYPDTLDVKQFLEGVSSLVTDEKLRFRLRGNLGKLAHETSAQQIVTVLKTVKESTCSGV
- a CDS encoding CvpA family protein encodes the protein MQWGLTIGSVYFNSIDIIVFSLAIIGGIADTLSGFADAFSHRSGYIVGFFSALMFTKLIAALLVQSFALPSLLASLISFVILFLIGYALMRFVGNLLETALNATGLRSVNGLLGFLWGVVEVGIVCALVIYVLELQTVFDLSQIFDKSQFTLNVVRPLVPETVNWFASTVQAPNV
- a CDS encoding ATP-binding protein, whose product is MKNFVQRAIQKIDQLDTNQIVEILKSQSSDLEMLESVLESIQDGVILTDERKIVHYANSRCRTLIPMARMRNYEGMALSRVIEDEHVLHYIMLALKGKHQDEENEFTFQKGTKMQTIAVTVYSYLNSSERMRSSFVIMLSDVTEHNANEARLRRSENLASMTTMAAGVAHEIKNPLAAMGIHLQLLKKAFERKESLTLDDAERYLSVLEEEISRLNGIVVDFLFAVRPMDTRLRLAQMTKTLEDICSFVEPELEEHSVYLIKDFASSLPRLEYDEHLLKQAVLNLIKNAMNAMEGGGKLILQTRLDGDHVVLKIQDTGIGMDEETQQKIFEPYFTTKATGTGLGLTVVYKILKEHKGDITVQSKLGEGTVFTLTFPVPKSERLALKWDTVAEVHYES
- a CDS encoding sigma-54 dependent transcriptional regulator, with protein sequence MSRNILICDDERNIRNGLALAMELEGFETLEAEDGKVAWDMVNKQSVDLVITDLRMPNMSGEELLKKINSAYPRMPVIVLTGHGTIETAVEAMRSGAIDFFTKPVDLDRLTLVVKKALSNNDLYVEHERLKEEVAQLKARNRYDRIIGKSQKMVELMDIVSQVAPTKASVLVTGESGVGKELVADAIHELSNRSKGPLVKVHCAALTSSLLESELFGHEKGSFTGAVKEKRGRFELADGGTIFLDEIGEIDAATQVKLLRVLQEKQFERVGGEKPISVDVRIVCATNRDLLKEIEKGNFREDLYYRLNVVHLEVPPLRERKDDIPLLMTSFLTLFSKENNRSIEGFSPQAKRALLSYDWPGNIRELRNCIESAVVLARGSVIEYDDLPPSVTKAENSQNLSLDVGITLAEAEKQLIISTLAQCGGNKTKAAEVLGIGRKTLHRKVQEYHIDQA